One Vicia villosa cultivar HV-30 ecotype Madison, WI unplaced genomic scaffold, Vvil1.0 ctg.001861F_1_1, whole genome shotgun sequence DNA segment encodes these proteins:
- the LOC131636918 gene encoding uncharacterized protein LOC131636918: MWGDFNVEWSYLDANGASGGILTMWKKEFFSLNFSFRGEGFLGLCMEKEGKLIYFVNVYASCDKVTRRRTWKKICEFKNNNIEGSWCIGGDFNAISPLGERIGVPNSGNCREINFFNEFIEEMDLVDLPAIGGMFTWFKSNGKAMSRLDRFLLLESFIEDWKVDGQHIGERDVSDHTPIWLKDNRKDWGPKPFKFNNLWFKHEEFDSFVEEEWSKMVVKGRGDYCLVEKLKTLKSRISWWNKSVYGWIDLKIDKDVKEMHSLDNLFIHFAGDDNTRFFHNSLKDRRRRNALCSIETRRGRMEEVTEIKDFIFKHFEGFFKEEACFRPEPHGINLNALSIGDSLDLEKPFSREEVKDAIWSCDGNKSLGPDGYSLEFFKIFWLLLNDDLMKLCNDFHLKGRSMMDGVLMVNEILNWAKRKKRGCLVLKVDFEKAYDSISWNYVRWIMGRMGFGKRWLKWMESCIFTRHVSVLVNGSATKEFKVQKGLCQGDPISPVLFVIAMEGFSVLMKKSVEVGDFKPFKYGE; this comes from the exons ATGTGGGGAGACTTCAATGTTGAATGGTCCTATTTGGATGCTAATGGAGCTTCGGGTGGTATTCTTACCATGTGGAAAAAAGAATTCTTCTCTCTAAACTTTAGTTTTAGAGGCGAAGGATTTCTTGGACTATGTATGGAGAAGGAGGGTAAACTTATCTACTTTGTAAATGTTTACGCCTCTTGTGACAAAGTTACTAGAAGGAGAACTTGGAAAAAAATATGTGAGTTCAAGAACAATAACATTGAAGGATCTTGGTGCATTGGTGGTGATTTCAACGCTATATCTCCTTTAGGTGAAAGAATTGGAGTTCCTAATAGCGGAAATTGTAGGGAGATAAATTTCTTCAACGAGTTCATAGAGGAAATGGACTTGGTGGATCTTCCTGCTATAGGTGGCATGTTTACTTGGTTCAAAAGTAATGGGAAGGCGATGAGTAGGCTTGATAGATTCCTACTTTTGGAGAGTTTTATTGAAGATTGGAAGGTGGATGGGCAACATATAGGCGAGAGGGATGTGTCCGATCACACTCCCATTTGGTTGAAAGACAATAGAAAGGATTGGGGCCCTAAGCCGTTCAAGTTTAATAACTTGTGGTTCAAGCATGAAGAGTTTGATAGTTTTGTGGAAGAGGAGTGGAGCAAAATGGTTGTTAAAGGGAGGGGAGATTATTGCTTGGTTGAAAAGTTGAAAACTCTCAAAAGTCGGATCTCTTGGTGGAACAAATCGGTCTATGGGTGGATAGACCTCAAAATTGACAAAGACGTGAAAGAGATGCATTCTTTAGATAACTTGTTTattcattttgcag GGGATGATAACACACGTTTCTTTCATAATTCCTTAaaagatagaagaagaaggaatgcTTTATGCTCAATCGAGACTAGGAGGGGAAGGATGGAAGAGGTCACGGAGATTAAAGACTTTATATTTAAGCACTTTGAAGGATTCTTTAAAGAAGAGGCATGCTTTAGACCGGAGCCACATGGGATTAATTTGAATGCTTTATCGATTGGAGACTCCTTGGATCTAGAAAAACCTTTTTCCAGAGAAGAGGTCAAGGATGCTATTTGGTCGTGCGACGGGAACAAAAGTCTGGGTCCGGATGGTTATTCTTTGgaattctttaaaatattttggcTTCTTCTTAATGATGATTTGATGAAGTTATGCAATGATTTCCACTTAAAAG GAAGGAGCATGATGGATGGGGTTCTAATGGTAAATGAGATTCTTAATTgggcaaaaagaaaaaagaggggGTGTCTTGTACtcaaagtggattttgaaaaggcttacgATTCTATTTCTTGGAATTATGTTAGGTGGATTATGGGAAGAATGGGGTTCGGGAAGAGATGGTTGAAATGGATGGAATCTTGTATCTTCACTAGACACGTGTCCGTTTTGGTGAACGGTAGTGCTACCAAAGAATTTAAAGTTCAAAAAGGTTTATGTCAAGGTGATCCGATTTCTCCTGTTCTCTTTGTCATTGCTATGGAAGGTTTTAGTGTTCTCATGAAGAAATCGGTGGAGGTAGGGGACTTTAAACCGTTCAAATATGGAGAATAA